From Butyricimonas paravirosa, one genomic window encodes:
- a CDS encoding NEW3 domain-containing protein, whose translation MRANYLNLLLVLLMGVLPIQLQASESDKNVILYTPYTKIAVPPGESVNYSIDVINNYDVVKNVNLSVKGLPRGWNYELKAGTWTISELAVLPHEKKNVSLKVDIPLKVNKGTYRFTVVAEGLGELPIAITVSKQGTYQTDFTTNQPNMQGNSKSSFTFNATLKNQTAEQQLYALMAQAPRGWNVVFKANYKQATSAQVEPNATQSITIDINPPANVEAGSYKIPVRATTSTTSAELELEVVITGTYQMELTTPRGLLSSEITAGDNKNIDLIVRNTGSAELKDIQLSANKPVDWEVTFEPAKINRLKAGETANVTATVKASKKALPGDYVTKISAKTPEVNSSADFRIAVRTPMIWGWMGVLVILVALGCVYYLFRKYGRR comes from the coding sequence ATGCGTGCAAATTATCTTAATCTATTACTGGTACTGCTGATGGGTGTTCTTCCCATACAATTGCAGGCCTCGGAATCCGACAAAAATGTGATTCTGTACACTCCCTACACGAAAATCGCTGTTCCACCGGGAGAATCTGTAAACTACAGTATTGACGTTATCAACAACTACGATGTAGTTAAAAACGTGAACTTATCCGTGAAAGGACTGCCACGAGGCTGGAATTACGAACTAAAGGCCGGCACGTGGACCATCAGTGAACTTGCGGTCCTACCCCACGAGAAAAAGAACGTTTCGCTAAAAGTGGACATCCCGCTAAAAGTCAACAAAGGGACTTACCGTTTCACGGTTGTTGCAGAGGGACTTGGAGAACTCCCCATCGCGATCACGGTCTCCAAACAGGGTACCTACCAAACCGATTTTACCACGAATCAACCCAACATGCAGGGGAACTCCAAATCCTCGTTTACCTTCAATGCCACGCTGAAAAACCAAACAGCAGAACAACAGCTCTATGCGCTGATGGCACAAGCTCCCAGAGGCTGGAACGTGGTCTTCAAGGCAAACTACAAGCAAGCCACATCGGCCCAAGTTGAACCGAATGCCACACAGAGCATCACGATTGACATTAACCCTCCGGCCAACGTTGAAGCTGGAAGTTACAAAATTCCGGTACGAGCAACGACAAGCACCACCTCTGCCGAGCTGGAGCTGGAAGTTGTGATCACGGGAACCTACCAGATGGAACTGACAACACCCCGTGGCCTGCTCAGCAGCGAGATCACCGCGGGAGATAACAAGAATATAGATTTAATTGTCCGGAATACCGGATCGGCAGAACTAAAGGACATCCAGCTATCTGCCAACAAACCGGTTGACTGGGAAGTAACCTTCGAACCGGCAAAAATCAATCGCTTGAAAGCAGGTGAAACCGCTAACGTCACGGCCACGGTAAAAGCATCCAAAAAAGCTCTTCCGGGAGATTACGTGACTAAAATATCTGCCAAAACCCCGGAAGTAAACTCCTCGGCAGATTTCAGAATTGCGGTGAGAACACCCATGATCTGGGGTTGGATGGGCGTACTGGTCATCCTTGTCGCCTTGGGATGCGTGTACTACCTGTTCCGCAAATATGGAAGGAGGTAG
- a CDS encoding restriction endonuclease subunit S has translation MGEYIEQFRQKCANNDAIVSGVDINKQFIPTRANLEGTDISGYYLVPPTFFACNLMHIGRDERIPIAYNNTSTNLVVTSAYYVFHVKKDKCDEILNEYLYIIFCNKEIDRLTWFYTDNSIRGNLREDRFLDIEIPLPSPDEQQKVVNAWKALREIKEQNEAKAVPLMQICQSYIHKAKKNNVDKYRIGNAIKIVDTINKEGYSYEVLGLNNNKTFMPTVASIDTINTSKYKVIRKGEFAFSGMQTGRDKCIRIALYDKDLPALISPAYTIFALDENEPILPEYFMMIFKNPEMDRLGWFYSDSSVRANLDWNRFIDIEIPKLSIELQRAIVNIYKCANEAKQIAEEANRLSREICSALLQHIIHS, from the coding sequence TTGGGAGAGTACATCGAGCAATTCAGGCAAAAATGTGCCAATAATGATGCGATTGTTTCCGGGGTTGATATTAATAAGCAATTCATTCCAACAAGAGCAAATTTAGAAGGGACTGATATATCTGGGTATTATCTTGTACCTCCAACTTTTTTTGCTTGTAATCTTATGCATATTGGACGTGATGAAAGAATCCCAATAGCTTATAATAATACAAGCACAAACCTTGTGGTTACATCGGCTTATTATGTATTCCATGTCAAGAAAGATAAGTGTGATGAGATTTTGAATGAATATTTATATATAATATTTTGCAATAAAGAAATAGACCGTTTAACATGGTTCTATACAGATAATTCCATTCGAGGTAACCTGCGCGAAGATCGTTTCCTTGATATTGAAATTCCGTTGCCATCTCCTGACGAACAGCAGAAGGTGGTGAATGCATGGAAAGCACTTCGGGAAATCAAAGAACAAAACGAGGCTAAGGCTGTTCCACTTATGCAAATTTGTCAAAGTTATATACACAAGGCAAAAAAGAATAATGTAGATAAGTATCGTATTGGTAATGCGATAAAAATTGTAGATACGATAAATAAAGAAGGGTATTCCTATGAGGTTTTGGGGTTGAATAATAATAAAACATTTATGCCAACAGTAGCCTCAATAGACACTATAAATACAAGCAAATATAAGGTTATTAGAAAAGGTGAGTTTGCATTTAGTGGTATGCAGACAGGCAGAGATAAATGTATTCGTATAGCATTGTATGATAAAGATCTTCCGGCTCTAATATCTCCTGCTTATACAATTTTCGCTCTTGATGAAAATGAACCAATTCTTCCAGAGTATTTCATGATGATATTCAAAAATCCGGAAATGGATAGATTAGGTTGGTTTTACAGTGATTCAAGTGTAAGAGCAAATTTGGATTGGAACAGATTTATTGATATTGAAATACCGAAACTTTCTATTGAGTTACAACGTGCAATCGTCAATATCTACAAATGCGCTAACGAAGCCAAACAAATAGCCGAAGAAGCAAACAGACTTTCTCGTGAGATTTGTTCTGCATTGCTTCAACATATCATACATTCTTAA
- a CDS encoding type I restriction endonuclease subunit R, with protein MANKGKYYESQFEEATIALLREAHWQYTFGDDIHRKYTDPLIEEDLRNFLATQYKNKKLTVAEIDGIVANLRNTGGQNDYYALRNAFLLYRDGYDFTYSDGRNNPFRLEYIDFEHPDHNIFRCVNQFVMEQGRENRRPDILLFINGIPVCIIELKNPTKQNATIRDAHTQICIRYTRDIPTLLKYCALAVISDGAKNALGTTYTPFEFFYEWKKIENEDKAGKGLDTLRTLIRGALSPERILEILRDYVYFPDPVKEDDTTEIVCRYPQFFATRKLRDHILNHLRSIGGDGKGGTYFGATGCGKTYTMLFLARQLALRCRKQLGSPTILIIVDREDLETQSGKLFCRSKQYLEDEAVKVFETRQKLAEEMSMRKTGGVYITTIQKFAETTGLLTERSNVICLSDEAHRSQNNIGSKLSIQTEGEAGKIGAKITYGFAKYLRDALPNATYVGFTGTPIDETIHVFGKVVDQYTMKESEDDGITVPIKYDPRLARVFLNKEQAEKVEEYYRLCSDEGATPENIAKSKAAMSSMEMIIGDEDVLHRVAKDIIEDYKRRTETTDRLQKAMITCADRKIAFRLYKIMREMQPDWFKKKKALNELVLTADEKNKLNDIAFVNMVMTRDKDDEKELYNLLGDKEYRKFLDTEFKSEKSNFHISINVDMWITGFDVPCLTMLYNDKPLSKHSLIQTISRVNRKFGTKECGFIIDYIGIREEMKKAMKKYGGEVGPQEDLEVAHEVLQNELQLLQERLSGVAFDRFFGNNDLARLQFIQEAAEHILANSVERKGEVSFLKLFKEHVKRLRSAYNICNPAGILTEEEVAWSQCFMGICSYVNKMTTTEHDTESMNRYVEQMVQEAILASGVERVMNEGVEENIFSDSFAKEVDEIKMPFTKFQILCKLVAKAIRAYNRTNKIQAEHFQKMLEDTIDAYNTRDRLTFTNDVTQNVVDDVYDIVSYKINGLSNKLMNILKELKADSEKFKELGITFEEKAFFDVLVEVRDKHGFEYADKRCIELAKKIKTLIDDTAVYADWLNNDNLKNKLASQLTYLLYKEDYPPQWDEEVFQKVLEQVENYKKNN; from the coding sequence ATGGCAAATAAAGGGAAATATTATGAAAGTCAATTCGAAGAAGCAACTATCGCTCTTCTGCGAGAGGCACATTGGCAATATACATTCGGTGATGACATTCACAGGAAATATACCGACCCACTCATCGAAGAGGATCTTAGAAATTTTCTTGCCACTCAATACAAAAACAAGAAATTGACGGTTGCCGAAATTGACGGTATTGTCGCCAATCTACGCAATACAGGCGGGCAAAATGACTATTACGCTCTTCGGAATGCTTTTTTGCTATATCGTGATGGTTACGACTTTACATACAGCGATGGGCGGAATAATCCATTCCGCCTGGAATATATCGACTTCGAGCATCCCGACCATAATATTTTCCGTTGCGTCAATCAGTTTGTCATGGAGCAAGGTCGTGAGAACCGTCGCCCCGACATTTTGCTTTTCATAAACGGCATACCCGTCTGCATCATTGAACTGAAAAATCCGACCAAGCAGAATGCCACCATACGCGATGCTCATACGCAAATTTGCATTCGTTATACGCGAGATATTCCGACATTGCTGAAATATTGCGCATTGGCAGTAATCAGCGATGGTGCAAAGAACGCTTTGGGTACAACCTACACGCCATTTGAATTTTTCTACGAATGGAAAAAGATTGAGAATGAAGACAAAGCCGGAAAAGGACTTGACACACTTCGTACGCTCATTCGTGGAGCGCTTTCACCGGAACGTATATTGGAGATATTACGGGACTATGTCTATTTCCCCGATCCGGTAAAAGAAGACGACACGACTGAAATCGTATGCCGCTATCCGCAGTTCTTTGCTACACGCAAACTGCGAGACCACATCCTGAACCATTTACGTTCTATCGGAGGTGATGGCAAGGGTGGGACATATTTCGGAGCCACAGGGTGTGGGAAAACCTATACCATGTTGTTCCTTGCCCGCCAACTGGCTTTGCGATGCAGAAAACAACTAGGTAGCCCGACTATTCTCATCATAGTGGATCGGGAGGATTTGGAGACACAAAGCGGAAAACTGTTCTGTCGTTCGAAGCAATATCTTGAGGATGAAGCAGTAAAAGTCTTCGAGACAAGGCAAAAACTTGCAGAAGAGATGAGTATGCGCAAGACCGGAGGTGTTTATATTACTACCATCCAAAAATTCGCAGAAACTACAGGATTGCTGACAGAACGTTCCAATGTTATCTGTTTGAGTGACGAGGCTCACCGTTCCCAAAACAATATCGGCTCGAAACTGTCCATACAAACCGAAGGAGAGGCCGGTAAGATCGGAGCGAAAATCACATACGGCTTTGCAAAATACTTGCGGGATGCGTTGCCAAATGCTACATACGTAGGTTTTACCGGAACACCTATTGATGAAACCATACATGTATTTGGAAAGGTAGTAGATCAATATACGATGAAAGAATCGGAGGATGACGGAATCACCGTCCCAATCAAATATGACCCTCGATTGGCTCGCGTGTTCCTTAATAAAGAACAAGCAGAGAAAGTAGAAGAGTATTATCGTCTATGTTCGGACGAGGGTGCAACACCGGAGAATATTGCCAAGAGCAAGGCCGCCATGTCAAGCATGGAGATGATTATCGGTGATGAAGATGTCCTGCACCGTGTTGCAAAAGACATTATCGAAGATTATAAGCGTCGGACTGAGACAACAGACCGTTTGCAAAAGGCTATGATTACTTGCGCTGACCGCAAGATTGCATTCAGACTGTATAAAATCATGCGAGAGATGCAGCCTGACTGGTTCAAGAAAAAGAAAGCATTGAACGAACTTGTATTGACAGCAGACGAAAAGAACAAACTGAACGACATCGCATTTGTCAATATGGTTATGACCAGAGATAAGGATGATGAAAAGGAACTTTACAATCTGCTTGGAGACAAGGAATATCGTAAATTTCTTGATACGGAGTTCAAATCGGAAAAGTCAAATTTCCATATTTCCATCAATGTAGATATGTGGATCACCGGATTCGATGTACCTTGTTTAACAATGCTTTATAACGACAAACCATTATCGAAACATTCGCTTATTCAGACCATTTCGCGTGTCAATCGTAAATTCGGCACAAAAGAATGTGGTTTTATTATCGACTACATAGGCATCCGCGAAGAGATGAAGAAGGCCATGAAAAAATATGGTGGAGAAGTCGGACCACAAGAAGATTTGGAGGTTGCACATGAAGTATTGCAGAACGAACTGCAACTTTTGCAAGAGCGATTGTCTGGAGTAGCATTTGACCGTTTTTTCGGGAACAATGACCTTGCCCGCCTTCAGTTTATTCAGGAAGCTGCTGAACATATCCTTGCAAACAGTGTTGAACGGAAAGGAGAGGTTTCCTTCCTCAAACTTTTCAAGGAACATGTCAAACGCCTGCGCTCAGCTTATAATATCTGTAACCCAGCCGGCATTCTGACTGAAGAGGAGGTTGCATGGAGCCAATGTTTCATGGGCATCTGCTCATACGTAAACAAAATGACCACTACAGAGCACGACACGGAAAGCATGAACAGGTATGTGGAACAGATGGTTCAGGAAGCAATTCTTGCAAGCGGCGTGGAACGAGTAATGAATGAAGGTGTTGAAGAAAATATTTTCAGTGACTCGTTTGCCAAAGAGGTGGATGAAATAAAAATGCCGTTCACCAAGTTCCAGATTCTCTGTAAACTTGTCGCCAAAGCCATCAGAGCATACAACCGGACAAACAAGATACAGGCCGAACATTTCCAGAAAATGCTTGAAGATACAATAGATGCCTATAACACACGGGACAGGTTGACATTTACCAATGATGTGACACAGAACGTCGTGGACGATGTATATGACATTGTTTCATACAAAATCAACGGGCTGTCGAACAAATTGATGAACATTCTGAAAGAACTTAAGGCTGATAGTGAGAAATTCAAGGAATTGGGTATCACTTTCGAAGAAAAAGCATTCTTTGATGTCCTTGTTGAAGTTCGAGATAAACACGGTTTTGAATATGCGGATAAACGTTGTATTGAGTTGGCAAAGAAAATCAAGACTCTGATTGATGATACCGCTGTTTATGCCGATTGGTTGAATAACGACAACCTGAAAAATAAGCTCGCTAGTCAACTCACCTACCTTCTCTACAAAGAGGATTATCCTCCTCAATGGGATGAAGAGGTCTTTCAAAAAGTATTGGAGCAGGTAGAAAATTATAAGAAGAATAATTAG
- a CDS encoding ABC transporter permease: protein MNKIQSPFWVIVRKEVADHVRSWKFIILIAIIALTCMGSLYTALTNIGAAIKPNDPDGSFLFLKLFTVSDGTLPSFVIFINFLGPLLGIALGFDAINSEQSKGTLSRILSQPIHRDYLINAKFVGALIVIGSMLLALALLVMGFGLIAIGIPPTAEEFLRIIAFVVVSIIYVAFWLNLSIFFSIKFKQAATSALACVAVWLFFSVFYNMIINLVGKAISPSAMASAYQVISYQKFMLNLLRFAPSMLFNEATTTLLMPSVRSLGPLTMEQVHGAIPSPLPLGQSLMVVWPQLTGLIAATVICFALSYGSFMRKEIRSR from the coding sequence ATGAATAAAATACAAAGTCCGTTCTGGGTTATTGTCCGTAAAGAAGTCGCCGACCATGTCAGAAGCTGGAAATTCATTATCCTGATAGCCATTATCGCGCTGACTTGCATGGGTTCCCTCTACACGGCATTAACCAATATCGGAGCAGCCATCAAACCCAATGATCCCGACGGTTCATTTTTGTTTTTGAAACTATTCACCGTATCCGACGGCACCCTGCCCTCGTTCGTGATCTTCATTAACTTTCTCGGACCGTTATTAGGCATCGCGCTCGGGTTTGATGCCATCAATTCCGAACAAAGTAAAGGAACGCTTAGCCGCATCCTGTCCCAACCCATTCATCGGGATTACCTGATCAACGCCAAATTCGTGGGAGCCTTGATCGTTATCGGGAGCATGTTACTAGCCCTGGCACTTCTGGTTATGGGATTCGGGCTAATAGCGATAGGAATACCGCCGACAGCGGAAGAGTTTTTACGCATTATAGCCTTTGTGGTGGTTAGTATTATTTACGTGGCTTTCTGGCTGAACTTATCCATTTTCTTTTCGATAAAGTTCAAACAGGCCGCCACCTCGGCTCTAGCATGCGTGGCCGTATGGTTATTCTTCAGCGTCTTTTACAACATGATTATCAACTTGGTCGGTAAAGCCATCAGCCCCTCGGCCATGGCTAGCGCCTACCAAGTCATCAGTTATCAGAAATTCATGCTCAACCTGTTGCGTTTTGCCCCGAGCATGCTCTTCAACGAGGCAACCACGACACTACTGATGCCCTCGGTTCGTAGCTTGGGCCCCTTGACCATGGAACAGGTTCATGGGGCAATCCCCAGCCCGCTACCACTGGGACAAAGTTTAATGGTTGTCTGGCCGCAACTCACGGGACTGATTGCTGCCACCGTCATCTGTTTCGCACTCTCGTATGGTTCTTTCATGAGAAAGGAGATCAGATCCCGATAA
- a CDS encoding YhcG family protein, whose protein sequence is MEKNKLQHHDIATDKLFDDIRGIIEQGRGRAYAAVNQIAVLTYWHIGRRIVEEEQHGKARAQYGTRLIKTLAEQLMPKYGNTFNKRNLDYFRQFYSCFDNLEIVNTCVHNLTWSHFRSIIQVADPKAREWYVKEASEQMWSVRTLNRNIGTQYYGRRMACAREGLTLPSPDIEASDPLEYIKNPVVAEFLGFRKDSKYDESQLEQALIDHLQQFIMELGRGFAFVDRQKHISTDTGDFYIDLVFYNIKLKRYVLFELKTHPLTHADVGQLDMYVRMYDDLVKDENDNPTIGILLCTETDKVMAKYSVLNGSEQLFAAKYMAYMPTEEELSREIEQQKRFFLEQHGKGE, encoded by the coding sequence ATGGAAAAGAATAAGTTGCAACATCATGATATAGCAACCGATAAACTCTTTGATGATATTCGAGGCATCATAGAACAAGGTCGGGGGCGGGCATACGCAGCAGTCAATCAAATTGCGGTACTCACCTATTGGCACATCGGACGGCGGATAGTGGAGGAAGAACAGCATGGGAAGGCCCGTGCACAATATGGCACCCGGTTGATTAAAACATTGGCAGAGCAACTGATGCCTAAATACGGCAACACGTTCAACAAGCGAAATCTGGATTACTTTCGTCAATTCTATTCGTGTTTCGATAACTTGGAGATTGTGAACACGTGTGTTCACAATTTGACATGGTCGCATTTCCGCTCGATTATACAGGTTGCAGACCCAAAGGCCAGAGAGTGGTATGTAAAAGAAGCCTCAGAACAGATGTGGAGTGTGAGGACACTCAATCGCAATATCGGTACACAATACTATGGTCGCCGTATGGCTTGTGCAAGAGAAGGATTGACATTACCATCTCCCGATATTGAAGCCAGTGATCCATTGGAGTATATAAAGAATCCGGTGGTTGCCGAGTTTTTGGGTTTCCGCAAGGACAGCAAATATGACGAGAGCCAGTTGGAGCAAGCCTTAATAGATCATTTGCAACAATTTATCATGGAATTAGGGCGTGGTTTCGCTTTTGTCGATAGACAGAAACACATTTCAACGGACACTGGTGATTTTTACATTGACCTCGTGTTTTATAACATTAAACTCAAGCGTTACGTGCTGTTTGAGTTGAAAACACATCCTCTGACACATGCGGATGTGGGACAATTGGACATGTATGTACGGATGTATGATGATCTTGTAAAAGATGAGAATGATAACCCGACAATAGGCATACTGCTCTGCACTGAAACCGACAAAGTAATGGCAAAATATTCTGTCCTTAACGGTAGCGAGCAGCTTTTTGCCGCTAAATATATGGCATATATGCCGACAGAAGAAGAGTTAAGTAGGGAGATAGAACAGCAAAAACGTTTCTTTTTGGAACAACATGGAAAGGGAGAGTGA
- a CDS encoding YeiH family protein, translating to MSKIQLNKNQKEVLFIVALFLVPFLDPGFALLLGLILSLTIGHPFLAINSRITHILLQISVVGLGFGMNVEQAIEAGKTGILFTIFSIVVTIGLGLFFTSKLRVNRDTGFLVSGGTAICGGSAIAALAPVIKAKDKDITVAMGTIFMLNAVALFIFPIIGRWLEMDDHQFGYWCAIAIHDTSSVVGAAKTYSNEALAIATTTKLIRALWIIPVSLIAAFFYNKGTNTKSKISIPYFIFFYIVAMIIATYTPQWGHFYTQIVGFAKVGMLFTLFLIGAGLSKDTIKQVGFKPILLGIILWICISTLSASVIMLL from the coding sequence ATGAGCAAAATTCAACTGAACAAAAATCAAAAGGAAGTACTTTTCATCGTAGCTTTATTTCTTGTACCATTTCTTGATCCGGGCTTTGCCCTTTTACTAGGTCTAATTTTATCGCTGACTATCGGTCACCCGTTCTTGGCAATTAATAGCCGGATCACCCATATACTTCTCCAAATTTCCGTTGTAGGACTAGGTTTCGGCATGAACGTGGAACAAGCCATCGAAGCCGGGAAAACAGGAATCCTGTTCACCATATTTTCCATTGTCGTTACCATCGGTTTGGGATTGTTCTTTACCAGCAAACTAAGAGTCAACCGGGACACCGGATTCCTCGTTTCCGGGGGAACCGCCATCTGCGGGGGAAGTGCCATTGCCGCCTTGGCTCCTGTCATTAAAGCCAAAGACAAGGACATCACCGTGGCCATGGGAACCATTTTCATGCTTAACGCCGTGGCACTATTCATCTTCCCAATAATCGGACGCTGGCTGGAAATGGACGATCATCAATTCGGATACTGGTGCGCTATTGCCATCCACGACACGAGTTCCGTGGTCGGTGCGGCCAAAACATACAGCAACGAGGCTTTGGCTATCGCTACCACAACCAAACTGATCCGGGCACTTTGGATCATTCCGGTTTCATTGATCGCCGCCTTCTTCTATAATAAAGGAACAAACACCAAATCAAAAATATCCATTCCTTACTTTATTTTCTTCTACATTGTCGCCATGATCATCGCTACCTACACGCCGCAATGGGGGCATTTCTACACTCAGATTGTGGGATTCGCTAAAGTCGGAATGTTATTCACGCTATTCCTTATCGGTGCCGGACTCTCTAAAGATACCATCAAACAAGTAGGTTTCAAACCGATCCTGTTAGGCATCATCCTTTGGATTTGCATCAGCACACTATCGGCTAGCGTGATCATGTTACTATGA
- a CDS encoding ABC transporter ATP-binding protein, with protein MSEPIIELHELTKKYGKFTAVDHVNLSVRKGEIFGILGPNGAGKSTTILMMLGLTDPTSGTVQVCGINSTRNPIQVREKVGYLPEDVGFYDDMTGIENLLYTARLNRIPEADARTKAKELLERVGLPVDTQKKAGKYSRGMRQRLGLADVLIKQPEVIILDEPTSGIDPAGVQEFMDLIRQLREENGLTVLFSSHHLDQVQQICDRVGLFGGGKLLAEVNVNELQNEEHGLENMYNRYFGGGKSHE; from the coding sequence ATGAGCGAGCCTATCATCGAACTTCATGAACTGACGAAAAAGTACGGGAAATTCACCGCTGTTGATCACGTAAATCTATCCGTCCGGAAAGGGGAAATATTCGGGATTCTCGGCCCGAACGGGGCCGGCAAATCCACGACAATCCTAATGATGCTCGGATTGACGGATCCGACTTCCGGAACGGTACAGGTCTGCGGGATCAATTCAACCCGGAACCCGATACAGGTACGGGAAAAGGTGGGTTACCTGCCGGAAGACGTCGGATTCTATGATGACATGACAGGTATCGAAAACCTGTTGTACACGGCCCGCCTGAACCGGATCCCGGAAGCGGATGCAAGAACCAAGGCCAAGGAATTGCTCGAACGGGTAGGGCTACCGGTTGACACACAGAAGAAAGCCGGGAAATACTCCCGGGGTATGCGCCAACGTCTCGGACTGGCGGATGTGCTGATCAAGCAACCGGAAGTGATTATCCTTGACGAACCGACATCCGGTATTGACCCGGCAGGGGTTCAGGAATTCATGGATTTGATCCGGCAGTTAAGAGAAGAAAACGGGCTGACCGTGCTATTCTCTTCCCATCATCTGGATCAAGTTCAGCAAATCTGTGACCGGGTAGGCCTGTTCGGGGGAGGTAAACTCTTGGCAGAGGTCAACGTCAACGAGTTACAAAACGAGGAACACGGGCTCGAAAATATGTATAACCGTTATTTCGGAGGAGGAAAAAGCCATGAATAA
- a CDS encoding MotA/TolQ/ExbB proton channel family protein: MIKTFILAVQTAPTNNAGMNLWDMVVMGGWLMIPIFILSVIIIYIACERFWLIRKTGLTDVPFMEKIQEILKTGNTRVALEECEKEGSPLAHTIAKGIKISNEDPQEIRQAMEDTANYEVANLERGLPTLATCAGTAPMIGFLGTVVGMVQSFYDMSMAGNSIDIGLLSRGIYTAMITTVAGLIVGIIGQLAYNFLVARVDKIVFRMEHYSSELIEYLRPKK; encoded by the coding sequence ATGATTAAAACTTTTATACTGGCAGTTCAAACTGCACCTACAAACAACGCTGGAATGAATCTATGGGATATGGTCGTGATGGGCGGCTGGTTGATGATCCCCATATTTATATTGTCTGTTATCATTATCTACATTGCTTGCGAAAGATTCTGGCTTATCCGCAAAACAGGGCTAACGGATGTCCCTTTCATGGAAAAAATACAAGAAATTTTGAAAACCGGAAACACACGTGTCGCACTCGAAGAATGTGAAAAAGAAGGCTCTCCACTGGCACACACTATCGCCAAGGGGATCAAAATAAGCAACGAAGACCCGCAAGAAATTCGCCAGGCCATGGAAGACACGGCCAATTACGAGGTCGCCAACTTGGAACGAGGTCTTCCGACCTTAGCCACTTGTGCCGGAACCGCTCCCATGATCGGATTCTTGGGAACCGTGGTCGGGATGGTACAATCTTTTTACGATATGTCCATGGCCGGAAACAGCATCGACATCGGTCTTCTCTCCCGGGGTATCTACACCGCCATGATCACCACCGTGGCCGGGTTGATCGTCGGAATCATCGGCCAACTGGCCTACAACTTTTTGGTTGCCCGTGTTGACAAAATCGTTTTCCGCATGGAACACTACTCCTCTGAACTTATCGAATACCTCCGTCCCAAAAAATAA
- a CDS encoding ExbD/TolR family protein, with protein sequence MAIKRKSKINPNFNMSSMTDIFFLLLLFFMISSTLINPNALKLLLPKSTNQTSDKPVTVVSIDKNYTFYLNEKVIPFSMLERRLVEELRELEDPCISLQADKSVPLEQIVKVMNIAKDHNYRLILSTEPE encoded by the coding sequence ATGGCAATAAAACGTAAAAGCAAGATCAACCCGAATTTCAACATGTCGTCCATGACCGACATATTCTTCCTATTGTTGCTATTCTTCATGATATCCTCGACGTTGATCAATCCCAACGCATTGAAATTATTATTACCCAAAAGCACGAATCAAACTTCGGACAAACCTGTCACGGTCGTGTCTATCGACAAAAACTACACGTTCTACCTGAACGAAAAAGTAATCCCTTTCTCCATGCTGGAGCGCCGACTCGTGGAAGAACTACGGGAATTGGAAGATCCGTGTATCTCTCTTCAAGCAGATAAATCTGTTCCCTTGGAACAAATCGTGAAAGTGATGAATATCGCCAAAGATCACAACTACCGCCTTATCCTAAGCACGGAACCCGAATAG